ACGCCATCGAGGGCGCCGATGTCTTCCTGGGCCTGTCGGCCGGCGGCGTGCTCAAGCCTGCCATGGTCGCCAAGATGGCCGCGCGGCCCATGATCTTCGCCCTGGCCAACCCGACGCCCGAAATCCTGCCCGAGGAAGTGAAGGCGGTGCGCGACGACGCCATCATGGCCACCGGCCGCACCGATTACCCGAACCAGGTCAACAACGTCCTGTGCTTCCCCTACATCTTCCGCGGCGCCCTGGACTGCGGCGCGACCACCATCAATGACGAGATGGAAATCGCTGCCGTGCGCGCAATTGCCGAGCTGGCCCAGGCCGAGCAGAGCGAGGTGGTGGCGGCCGCCTACGCCGGCGCCAATCTGAGCTTTGGCCCCGAGTACCTGATTCCCAAGCCCTTCGACCCGCGCCTGATGATGAAGATCGCGCCGGCCGTGGCCCTGGCGGCACAGACCTCGGGTGTGGCCTCGCGACCCATCGCCGATATGGACGCCTACCGCGAAAAGCTGCAGAGCTTTGTCTACGCCTCCGGCACCACCATGAAGCCCATCTTCAATGTGGCCAAGCGGGCGCTGAACAAGCGCGTGGCCTATGCCGAGGGTGAAGAGGAGCGCATCCTGCGCGCGGTGCAAGTGGTGGTGGACGAGGGCCTGGCCCGCCCCACCCTGATCGGTCGCCCGGCCGTGATCGCCGAGCGCTGCGAGCGCTTCGGCCTGCGCCTGCAAGAGGGGCGCGACTACGACGTCGTCAATGTCGAGAACGATCACCGCTACCGCGACTTCTGGCAGACCTACCACCAGATGACCGAGCGCAAGGGCGTGACGGTGCAAGTGGCCAAGATCGAGATGCGTCGCCGCCTGACTTTGATCGGCGCCATGCTGCTGCACAAGGGTGAAGTCGACGGCATGCTGTGCGGCACTTGGGGCACGACGGCCAACCATCTGCACTACATCGATCAGGTGATCGGCAAGCATGTAGGCGGCTGCCCCCGCACCCCGCAGGACGTACCCGTCTATGCCTGCATGAACGGACTGATGCTGCCGGGTCGCCAGGTGTTTCTGGTCGACACCCACGTCAACTACGACCCCACGGCCGAACAGCTGGCCGAGATCACCGTGATGGCCGCCGAGGAAATGGTGCGATTCGGCATCCAACCCAAGGTGGCCTTGCTTTCGCATTCCAATTTCGGCACCAGCGACCACCCCAGCGCGCTGAAAATGCGCCAGACCCTGGCCCTACTGCACGAGCAAGCCCCCTGGCTGGAAGTGGACGGCGAAATGCATGGCGACGCCGCCCTGGACCCGGTCAGCCGCGCCGCCACCATGCCGCGCAGCACGCTCAGCGGCGAAGCGAATCTTCTGGTGCTGCCCAATATTGATGCAGCCAACATCGCTTACAACCTGCTGAAAACAGCGGCCGGCGGCGGCATCGCCATCGGCCCGGTGCTGCTGGGCGCGGCCAAGCCGGTTCATGTGTTGACGCCTTCGGCCACCGTGCGCCGCATCGTCAACATGACCGCGCTGACCGTGGCCGACGCCAACGCGGCGCGCTGAGCGCCGACCCGAGCAGACCCGAGCCAGGCCGCGGCTGCCAACGCCCGGCCCAACGCGAACCCTCCGAGGCACTGCGGCGCGACGCCGAGCCGGAGCGCACTTGCGCACGCGCCGGAAATCGACACCAAGCACGCACCAAATTGGCGCACACAGCCCAACTCGGGCAGGGGAAAGCCCTGAAACGCGCGCCGCTCAGCGCCCTGTCACGCGACTTTTTACAAAAGTTTGTGAGAACTCACCAGGGGTTTTTGACACGTCAAACTGATGGAAATTTGCGAGGCTCCGCAGCTGTGTGCGCACACTCACAAACGCTCTGAACCCACCCATCCCCGAGCTGCCCGCTTGAGGTTTTCGGGCGGTTTCGGTACCATCATGCTTTCAGGAACAGGGTAAACCCGTGTCTTTGCTCTCTTGGCTGCCTCGGCGGCCCACTTGGCGCAACTCTGGCCTCGCAGCGATTTTGCTCGCTGCTGCGTCGATCAGCTCTCAAGTGCAGGCCAAAGAACCGGTCGCCTCGCCGAATCCGTCACTGGAATCGGTGGCCTTGACGGCCTTGCCCCGCGAAGCCCAAACCACGCACCGTCTGATTCTTGCTGGGGGACCCTTCCCCTACGCCAAAGACGGCACCGTGTTCGGCAATCGCGAGCGCATCTTGCCGCGCCAGGCCCGAGGCTACTACCACGAGTACACCGTCCGCACGCCCGGTGCCCGCAATCGCGGTGCCCGACGTCTGGTCTGTGGCGGTTTGCCCCCAACGCGTCCTGATGTTTGCTACTACACCGACGACCACTACAGCAGTTTCAAGCGCGTCCAGCCTTGAAACCCTGCAGCGAGCCGGCGGCGATAAAAAGTTCTGTGACTATATAGGAGGATCGCGACCATGCTTTTGCAGACCGTCCGTCCCAATATCGTGCAGGCCATACGGGCCTACCGCGTAGAGGACTTGATGCACGCCGCACAGGATGCTGGCCAGCATTTTCTGTACGCCAATCTGAGCGAGGCACAGTCCAAGCAGGATGTGCTGGAAGCCATCGCCCAGGCCTTCCTGTTCCCCGCCCACTTCGGCAAGAACCTGGACGCGCTGCATGACTGCATGACCGATCTGGTTCACAAGTCGGGCGCCCAGCCTGGCTTTGTCGTGGTGCTGGAACAGCTGCCCGACAACTCCAAATTCGACCGCGAAGCGCGCGAGCAGTTGCTCGATGTCTTCCGAGAAGCCGCCGATTACTGGGGCGACCGAAAAGTCCAGTTCAGGTGCTTCTATTCTTTTCAGTAGCCCGCTCCCAAGAAAACGGGTCATGGGAGCGGGCTGCTGAAGAGGCCTCCAGC
This region of Paucibacter aquatile genomic DNA includes:
- a CDS encoding NADP-dependent malic enzyme, giving the protein MPKKASTMPTTEQKSAQLRQAALEYHEFPTPGKVAIAATKQLVNQRDLALAYSPGVAFACEEIVADPANAFRYTSRGNLVAVVTNGTAVLGLGNIGPLASKPVMEGKGVLFKKFAGIDVFDLEIQENDLDKLVDIIAALEPTFGGINLEDIKAPDCFYVERKLRERMKIPVFHDDQHGTAIVVGAAFLNGLQVLGKDIKQVKLVTSGAGAAALACLGLLVKLGLPKENIWVTDLAGLVYEGRVELMDPDKAGFAQKTDKRTLADAIEGADVFLGLSAGGVLKPAMVAKMAARPMIFALANPTPEILPEEVKAVRDDAIMATGRTDYPNQVNNVLCFPYIFRGALDCGATTINDEMEIAAVRAIAELAQAEQSEVVAAAYAGANLSFGPEYLIPKPFDPRLMMKIAPAVALAAQTSGVASRPIADMDAYREKLQSFVYASGTTMKPIFNVAKRALNKRVAYAEGEEERILRAVQVVVDEGLARPTLIGRPAVIAERCERFGLRLQEGRDYDVVNVENDHRYRDFWQTYHQMTERKGVTVQVAKIEMRRRLTLIGAMLLHKGEVDGMLCGTWGTTANHLHYIDQVIGKHVGGCPRTPQDVPVYACMNGLMLPGRQVFLVDTHVNYDPTAEQLAEITVMAAEEMVRFGIQPKVALLSHSNFGTSDHPSALKMRQTLALLHEQAPWLEVDGEMHGDAALDPVSRAATMPRSTLSGEANLLVLPNIDAANIAYNLLKTAAGGGIAIGPVLLGAAKPVHVLTPSATVRRIVNMTALTVADANAAR
- a CDS encoding guanyl-specific ribonuclease; this translates as MQAKEPVASPNPSLESVALTALPREAQTTHRLILAGGPFPYAKDGTVFGNRERILPRQARGYYHEYTVRTPGARNRGARRLVCGGLPPTRPDVCYYTDDHYSSFKRVQP
- a CDS encoding barstar family protein; translated protein: MLLQTVRPNIVQAIRAYRVEDLMHAAQDAGQHFLYANLSEAQSKQDVLEAIAQAFLFPAHFGKNLDALHDCMTDLVHKSGAQPGFVVVLEQLPDNSKFDREAREQLLDVFREAADYWGDRKVQFRCFYSFQ